The following proteins are co-located in the Hevea brasiliensis isolate MT/VB/25A 57/8 chromosome 11, ASM3005281v1, whole genome shotgun sequence genome:
- the LOC110633225 gene encoding cytochrome P450 77A1 has product MELIDLFILCFSLVFLVLWWRYSVTPGKCKSNNLPPGPPGWPFVGNLFQVILQRRHFIFLIRDLRAKYGPIFTMQMGQRTLVIVTSPELIHEALIQKGSVFASRPLDSPIRLVFSVGKCAVNSAEYGPLWRTLRRNFVTELISPVRIKQCSWIREWAMENHMKRLQNEAFENGCVDVMDICRFTVCSILVCICFGAKIPEEWIKDIDSVTKEVMLITSPQLPDFLPVLTPLFRRQMKRAKELRKTQIECLVPLIRNRRAYVEKGENPGSLMVSPVGAAYVDSLFELKAPGRGLLGEEELVTLCSEVFVAGIDTSTSVLQWAFLELVLNQEIQEQLYREIVSTVGKNGLITEDHVEKMPYLNAVVKETLRIHSPAHFTLSHAATEETKLGGYEIPTNANVEFYIEWMTEDPNLWKDPGVFRPERFLEGDGVGVDLTGTKGTVKMLPFGAGRRTCPGLTLGMLHVNLMLARMVQAFKWLPNPNGLPDPTETFAFTVVMKNPLKAVILPR; this is encoded by the coding sequence ATGGAGTTGATAGATCTCTTCATTCTCTGTTTCTCCTTAGTCTTTCTTGTCCTGTGGTGGCGATATTCTGTCACCCCCGGCAAGTGCAAGTCCAATAACCTTCCACCAGGACCGCCGGGGTGGCCGTTTGTGGGCAACTTGTTCCAGGTTATCCTCCAGCGCCGTCACTTCATTTTTTTGATACGTGATTTACGTGCAAAGTATGGTCCAATCTTCACCATGCAAATGGGTCAACGTACTTTGGTTATAGTCACCAGCCCCGAACTCATCCATGAGGCCTTGATCCAGAAAGGCTCTGTCTTCGCCAGCAGGCCACTAGACTCGCCGATCCGGCTGGTGTTTAGTGTAGGGAAATGTGCAGTCAATTCAGCAGAATATGGGCCTCTCTGGAGAACCCTTCGCCGGAACTTTGTTACAGAGTTGATAAGCCCGGTTAGAATCAAGCAATGCAGCTGGATACGAGAATGGGCTATGGAGAATCACATGAAGAGGCTCCAAAATGAGGCCTTTGAAAATGGTTGTGTAGATGTTATGGACATCTGTAGGTTCACTGTTTGCAGCATTCTAGTATGCATATGCTTCGGTGCCAAAATCCCAGAAGAATGGATTAAGGATATTGATAGTGTCACAAAGGAGGTTATGCTTATAACCTCGCCACAGCTTCCCGATTTCTTGCCAGTTCTCACTCCATTGTTTCGCAGGCAAATGAAAAGAGCGAAAGAGCTGAGGAAGACACAGATAGAATGCTTGGTTCCTCTGATAAGAAACAGGAGAGCTTATGTAGAGAAAGGTGAAAACCCAGGCTCACTGATGGTGAGTCCAGTTGGCGCAGCCTATGTGGACTCTCTTTTTGAGCTTAAGGCCCCGGGGCGCGGCCTTCTGGGAGAAGAAGAACTCGTGACACTTTGCTCAGAGGTGTTTGTTGCTGGTATTGACACTAGTACGAGTGTGCTTCAATGGGCTTTTCTTGAATTAGTTCTAAATCAAGAAATTCAAGAACAGCTTTACAGGGAAATTGTATCAACTGTGGGAAAAAATGGGCTAATCACTGAAGACCATGTAGAGAAAATGCCATATCTTAATGCTGTGGTTAAGGAAACTTTACGGATACATTCTCCAGCCCACTTCACATTGTCACACGCGGCCACGGAGGAGACTAAGCTTGGTGGCTACGAGATTCCGACCAACGCGAATGTAGAGTTTTACATTGAGTGGATGACAGAGGATCCGAATTTATGGAAAGATCCAGGTGTGTTCAGACCCGAAAGGTTCTTGGAAGGGGATGGAGTTGGAGTGGACCTGACAGGAACTAAGGGCACGGTGAAGATGTTGCCGTTTGGGGCAGGGCGGAGGACTTGCCCAGGGCTTACTCTTGGTATGTTACATGTAAACCTAATGCTTGCCAGGATGGTCCAAGCTTTCAAGTGGCTACCCAACCCCAATGGCCTTCCTGATCCCACAGAGACTTTTGCCTTCACTGTGGTTATGAAGAATCCTCTCAAAGCAGTCATATTACCCAgatga
- the LOC110633215 gene encoding RNA pseudouridine synthase 6, chloroplastic — translation MYKPNPLYLQRHHLSLPARSPLPSCWCECEELQMSSLSLASIFAGGRRSLGPPVTVLRTLASTHVCFVNKHQNNNSLAWFSLSSHKRTFGCGSSRAEVTCTTTSSSVNGYLDYDRLLPCPSQNRPPRVEHLVVLQEGPVLDYICKALDLPHLFVADLIHFGAVHYALVCPQPPPTATPEQVRLFEEFTAPSVLKKRSSIKGKTVREAQKTFRITHVEQFLEAGTYLRVHVHPKRFPRCYDIDWKSRIIAVTESYVVLDKPAGTSVGGTTDNIEESCATFATRALGLTTPLKTTHQIDNCTEGCVVLARTREYCSVFHGKIRDKKVKKLYLALAASPVPTGVITHYMRPVNIAPRIVSEEFIEGWHLCQLEVLECKKVPWPDAVTEEKYSVEDCGWPSKDYAYECKINLLTGRTHQIRAQLAAYGAPLVGDSMYMPAAIAEIANPGVNPFGKYKKQYVSQDDQSLATAEWVVQHGKEPNVAIGLQACQISWDDGKHIYKAGSPWWRCKPA, via the exons ATGTACAAGCCCAACCCACTCTATCTCCAACGACACCATTTGTCCTTACCAGCTAGGAGCCCTCTACCATCGTGCTGGTGCGAGTGTGAAGAGCTGCAGATGAGTTCCTTGAGTTTAGCTTCAATCTTCGCTGGTGGCCGCCGGAGTTTGGGTCCGCCAGTTACCGTCCTGCGCACTTTAGCATCCACCCATGTTTGTTTTGTCAATAAGCACCAGAACAACAATTCTTTAGCTTGGTTTTCTTTGAGTTCACATAAGAGAACGTTCGGCTGTGGATCCTCGAGAGCAGAAGTTACTTGCACAACTACCAGTTCTTCTGTTAATGG ATACCTAGATTATGATCGATTGCTTCCATGTCCCTCACAAAATAGACCACCAAGAGTCGAACACTTGGTTGTTTTACAGGAGGGGCCTGTACTAGACTATATCTGCAAAGCTCTGGATCTTCCTCATCT GTTTGTTGCAGACCTCATTCATTTTGGCGCTGTACATTATGCCCTTGTGTGCCCACAGCCACCTCCAACAGCAACTCCAGAGCAGGTTAGGTTATTTGAAGAATTTACAGCACCGTCAGTTCTGAAGAAGAGATCTTCCATCAAAGGAAAAACTGTACGAGAAGCACAAAAAACTTTTCGGATAACTCATGTTGAACAGTTTCTTGAAGCTGGAACTTATTTGCGTGTTCATGTACATCCAAAGCGCTTCCCAAG GTGCTATGACATTGATTGGAAATCAAGAATTATAGCTGTGACGGAATCTTATGTTGTTTTGGATAAACCTGCTGGTACATCA GTGGGTGGAACTACAGATAATATAGAAGAAAGTTGTGCAACCTTTGCCACTCGTGCTTTGGGATTAACAACTCCTTTGAAGACTACCCATCAGATTGATAATTGCACAGAGGGCTG TGTTGTGTTAGCTAGGACAAGGGAGTACTGCTCAGTTTTCCATGGAAAAATCAGA GATAAAAAGGTGAAGAAGCTTTATCTTGCTCTTGCTGCTTCTCCTGTGCCAACTGGAGTAATTACCCACTACATGCGTCCTGTTAATATTGCTCCCAGAATTGTATCAGAAG AATTTATAGAAGGATGGCACTTGTGTCAACTTGAGGTCTTGGAATGCAAAAAGGTTCCTTGGCCAGATGCTGTAACTGAAGAGAAATATTCTGTTGAAGACTGTGGGTGGCCCTCAAAAGATTATGCATACGAGTGCAAGATCAATCTTTTGACTGGTCGAACACATCAG ATTCGAGCTCAACTGGCTGCCTACGGTGCACCATTAGTGGGTGACTCGATGTACATGCCAGCTGCAATTGCAGAAATTGCAAATCCTGGAGTTAATCCATTTGGAAAATACAAAAAACAATACGTGAGTCAGGATGATCAATCATTGGCCACTGCTGAGTGGGTTGTACAGCATGGAAAGGAACCAAACGTTGCTATTGGTCTTCAGGCCTGTCAAATTTCATGGGATGATGGCAAGCACATTTACAAGGCTGGATCTCCGTGGTGGAGATGTAAGCCTGCTTAG